Proteins from a genomic interval of Lolium perenne isolate Kyuss_39 chromosome 1, Kyuss_2.0, whole genome shotgun sequence:
- the LOC127343561 gene encoding uncharacterized protein isoform X1 yields the protein MSTFSSEPGSTVPLQPVPMQTVHRTESVEALSDEDSNSDTDESPTNEYDPWEPPRPRPHPSLDQLTCPVQRMRKYMIQIRDFLADARATNIIVPDRTSKEAHLQFYHIYDRLSTVLQKDSVKLFLRIYQKYTGSLVFGFVITPQTLDLIIAKNALRCAKLVLEGKSPKLWGQRANPNYITSFGYFPLHQAAESFSIDMIELLFRHGASANQGTSGDRIIKGLLPLHVAIENTCQHKYLEDNLLADQNYWKGNVEYIYKLVHLLCLPEMKIFLDTTRLLATHTDNVVDELSNYIKQGKLVPAAILLLAAQRQFRNLNGFDMIKDRIGDYMVALGREGCGVESGKNTKAKKHLKDMKVHLINALLLVKIILKAGEALDGYIQTHLEASHQEVLGKVSAILQNHDVGPTGKEFCIEDLNCCPYDCGLPNGLLHEHGDTDLTKAAIGSPIPKAAGKKAVAKRRNDSHWYARDQFFPVWRSVLTSQFVTNAIPPYAPKKEFRQYTCDANDHVAGSSQKKLIDERYSHIRLGMLERSYPVVTIGRRKLRSNHRSRRLFSTAASTVLKMLKRV from the exons ATGTCTACCTTCTCGTCAGAACCTGGATCGACCGTTCCACTTCAG CCTGTGCCAATGCAAACAGTCCACCGGACTGAGTCAGTGGAAGCTCTTTCTGATGAAGATAGTAATAGTGATACAGATGAATCTCCCACAAACGAGTATGATCCGTGGGAACCTCCCCGTCCTCGTCCTCATCCCTCATTAGATCAGTTGACGTGTCCTGTTCAACGTATGAGGAAG TACATGATTCAGATACGGGATTTCCTTGCTGACGCCAGAGCCACCAACATAATCGTCCCGGACCGCACTTCTAAG GAGGCACACCTACAGTTTTATCACATATACGATCGTTTGTCGACCGTCCTCCAAAAGGATAGTGTTAAGCTCTTCCTCCGCATCTACCAGAAGTATACGGGCAGCTTGGTTTTTGGTTTTGTCATCACTCCACAAACCCTTGACTTAATTATTGCAAAGAATGCACTGCGTTGTGCTAAGCTTGTTTTGGAGGGGAAGTCGCCTAAACTCTGGGGGCAGCGAGCCAACCCCAACTACATTACGAGCTTTGGGTACTTCCCGCTCCACCAAGCTGCCGAGTCATTCTCCATTGACATGATTGAGTTACTGTTTCGTCATGGTGCATCGGCCAATCAGGGCACCTCGGGTGATAGAATCATCAAAGGCCTCCTTCCACTCCATGTTGCCATCGAGAACACTTGCCAGCACAAGTATCTGGAGGATAATCTATTAGCTGATCAGAACTACTGGAAGGGGAATGTCGAGTACATCTACAAACTCGTACATCTGCTTTGCCTGCCTGAGATG AAGATCTTCTTGGACACCACTAGATTGCTTGCAACTCACACGGATAATGTAGTAGATGAGCTCTCGAATTACATCAAGCAAGGGAAGCTTGTCCCTGCTGCTATTTTGCTCCTTGCAGCTCAAAGGCAATTCCGTAACCTCAATGGGTTTGATATGATCAAGGATCGTATTGGAGATTATATGGTCGCCTTGGGAAGAGAAGGGTGTGGAGTTGAAAGTGGTAAAAATACCAAGGCAAAAAAGCATCTGAAGGATATGAAAGTGCATCTTATTAACGCATTGCTGCTTGTTAAGATAATTCTCAAAGCTGGTGAAGCTCTTGACGGATATATTCAAACTCATTTAGAG GCATCTCATCAGGAGGTCCTTGGAAAAGTTTCAGCAATTCTCCAGAATCATGATGTCGGTCCTACTGGAAAAGAATTTTGCATTGAAGACCTTAACTG CTGCCCCTATGACTGTGGACTGCCGAACGGTCTGTTACATGAACATG GGGACACAGATTTGACCAAGGCAGCCATTGGATCACCTATTCCAAAAGCAGCAGGGAAAAAA GCTGTGGCAAAGAGACGAAATGATAGCCACTGGTATGCAAGAGATCAGTTTTTCCCAGTATGGAGATCAGTGTTAACATCTCAGTTTGTTACAAATGCCATCCCGCCCTATGCACCGAAGAAAGAGTTTCGGCAGTATACTTGTGATGCTAATGATCATGTGGCCGGTAGCTCCCAGAAGAAGTTGATTGATGAAAGGTATTCTCACATTCGTCTTGGCATGTTGGAGAGAAGCTATCCGGTAGTAACAATAGGTCGTCGGAAATTGCGAAGTAATCATCGATCTAGAAGGCTTTTTAGTACTGCTGCATCGACTGTCCTTAAGATGTTGAAGCGTGTATAA
- the LOC127343561 gene encoding uncharacterized protein isoform X2, producing the protein MQTVHRTESVEALSDEDSNSDTDESPTNEYDPWEPPRPRPHPSLDQLTCPVQRMRKYMIQIRDFLADARATNIIVPDRTSKEAHLQFYHIYDRLSTVLQKDSVKLFLRIYQKYTGSLVFGFVITPQTLDLIIAKNALRCAKLVLEGKSPKLWGQRANPNYITSFGYFPLHQAAESFSIDMIELLFRHGASANQGTSGDRIIKGLLPLHVAIENTCQHKYLEDNLLADQNYWKGNVEYIYKLVHLLCLPEMKIFLDTTRLLATHTDNVVDELSNYIKQGKLVPAAILLLAAQRQFRNLNGFDMIKDRIGDYMVALGREGCGVESGKNTKAKKHLKDMKVHLINALLLVKIILKAGEALDGYIQTHLEASHQEVLGKVSAILQNHDVGPTGKEFCIEDLNCCPYDCGLPNGLLHEHGDTDLTKAAIGSPIPKAAGKKAVAKRRNDSHWYARDQFFPVWRSVLTSQFVTNAIPPYAPKKEFRQYTCDANDHVAGSSQKKLIDERYSHIRLGMLERSYPVVTIGRRKLRSNHRSRRLFSTAASTVLKMLKRV; encoded by the exons ATGCAAACAGTCCACCGGACTGAGTCAGTGGAAGCTCTTTCTGATGAAGATAGTAATAGTGATACAGATGAATCTCCCACAAACGAGTATGATCCGTGGGAACCTCCCCGTCCTCGTCCTCATCCCTCATTAGATCAGTTGACGTGTCCTGTTCAACGTATGAGGAAG TACATGATTCAGATACGGGATTTCCTTGCTGACGCCAGAGCCACCAACATAATCGTCCCGGACCGCACTTCTAAG GAGGCACACCTACAGTTTTATCACATATACGATCGTTTGTCGACCGTCCTCCAAAAGGATAGTGTTAAGCTCTTCCTCCGCATCTACCAGAAGTATACGGGCAGCTTGGTTTTTGGTTTTGTCATCACTCCACAAACCCTTGACTTAATTATTGCAAAGAATGCACTGCGTTGTGCTAAGCTTGTTTTGGAGGGGAAGTCGCCTAAACTCTGGGGGCAGCGAGCCAACCCCAACTACATTACGAGCTTTGGGTACTTCCCGCTCCACCAAGCTGCCGAGTCATTCTCCATTGACATGATTGAGTTACTGTTTCGTCATGGTGCATCGGCCAATCAGGGCACCTCGGGTGATAGAATCATCAAAGGCCTCCTTCCACTCCATGTTGCCATCGAGAACACTTGCCAGCACAAGTATCTGGAGGATAATCTATTAGCTGATCAGAACTACTGGAAGGGGAATGTCGAGTACATCTACAAACTCGTACATCTGCTTTGCCTGCCTGAGATG AAGATCTTCTTGGACACCACTAGATTGCTTGCAACTCACACGGATAATGTAGTAGATGAGCTCTCGAATTACATCAAGCAAGGGAAGCTTGTCCCTGCTGCTATTTTGCTCCTTGCAGCTCAAAGGCAATTCCGTAACCTCAATGGGTTTGATATGATCAAGGATCGTATTGGAGATTATATGGTCGCCTTGGGAAGAGAAGGGTGTGGAGTTGAAAGTGGTAAAAATACCAAGGCAAAAAAGCATCTGAAGGATATGAAAGTGCATCTTATTAACGCATTGCTGCTTGTTAAGATAATTCTCAAAGCTGGTGAAGCTCTTGACGGATATATTCAAACTCATTTAGAG GCATCTCATCAGGAGGTCCTTGGAAAAGTTTCAGCAATTCTCCAGAATCATGATGTCGGTCCTACTGGAAAAGAATTTTGCATTGAAGACCTTAACTG CTGCCCCTATGACTGTGGACTGCCGAACGGTCTGTTACATGAACATG GGGACACAGATTTGACCAAGGCAGCCATTGGATCACCTATTCCAAAAGCAGCAGGGAAAAAA GCTGTGGCAAAGAGACGAAATGATAGCCACTGGTATGCAAGAGATCAGTTTTTCCCAGTATGGAGATCAGTGTTAACATCTCAGTTTGTTACAAATGCCATCCCGCCCTATGCACCGAAGAAAGAGTTTCGGCAGTATACTTGTGATGCTAATGATCATGTGGCCGGTAGCTCCCAGAAGAAGTTGATTGATGAAAGGTATTCTCACATTCGTCTTGGCATGTTGGAGAGAAGCTATCCGGTAGTAACAATAGGTCGTCGGAAATTGCGAAGTAATCATCGATCTAGAAGGCTTTTTAGTACTGCTGCATCGACTGTCCTTAAGATGTTGAAGCGTGTATAA